One Bacillota bacterium DNA window includes the following coding sequences:
- a CDS encoding 4Fe-4S dicluster domain-containing protein, giving the protein MFVAQEMVRVFIMGKAYDVPKGLTIMKAMEYAGYQFVRGCGCRGGFCGACGTVYRMPGDYRIKVGLACQTIVEEGMYLTQIPVFPANKAVYDVEKTRPTLGDLLKLYPELSRCLGCNTCTKVCPQELDVMNYMAAAMRGDIARTADMSFDCLMCGLCAARCPAETVQYNIAILARRLYARHVAKRAEHLAVRVQEILDGKFDAALAELTRLDRAELERLYNERDIEPE; this is encoded by the coding sequence ATGTTCGTGGCACAGGAGATGGTCAGGGTTTTCATAATGGGCAAGGCGTACGACGTGCCGAAGGGGCTCACCATCATGAAAGCGATGGAATACGCCGGCTACCAGTTCGTCCGCGGCTGCGGCTGTCGCGGGGGGTTCTGTGGTGCGTGTGGCACAGTGTACCGCATGCCAGGCGACTATCGGATAAAGGTCGGCCTCGCCTGCCAGACGATAGTCGAGGAGGGAATGTACCTCACCCAGATTCCTGTCTTCCCTGCGAACAAGGCCGTGTACGATGTGGAAAAGACGCGCCCGACCCTGGGTGATCTCCTAAAACTGTACCCCGAGCTATCGAGGTGTCTCGGCTGCAATACTTGCACGAAGGTGTGCCCGCAGGAGCTGGATGTGATGAACTACATGGCTGCGGCCATGCGTGGCGACATCGCGCGCACCGCGGACATGTCCTTCGACTGCTTGATGTGCGGCCTGTGCGCTGCGCGCTGTCCTGCGGAGACCGTGCAGTACAACATAGCGATCCTCGCTCGGAGGTTGTACGCAAGGCATGTCGCCAAGAGAGCCGAACACCTCGCCGTGAGGGTTCAGGAGATCCTCGACGGCAAGTTCGACGCGGCCCTCGCGGAGTTGACGAGGCTCGACCGAGCCGAGCTCGAAAGGCTCTACAACGAACGAGACATCGAACCGGAGTAG
- a CDS encoding FAD-binding protein — MMESMRLVEASREKRYTERHPRLSPAEKQDILRRFHPDFRPDTMRAVKVGPSRGSMMPHELVNVLEARSRLDPDTFTIDRIDYDVDVLVVGGGGAGSSASLMAHSAGANVLQVTKLRLGDANTMMAQGGIQAADKPNDSPMIHYLDVIGGGGFVNKPNLVRALVEDAPLVIKWLEDLGCMFDKEQDGTMITQHGGGTSRKRMHAARDYTGAEIMRTLRDEVRNKPIPVIEFSPAIELLSDGEGRCTGAVLMNLETREFFIVRAKTVVLATGGFGRLHVAGFPTTNHYGATADGLVMAYRIGANLIFLDATQFHPTGAAYPEQIVGLLITEKVRGVGAQLVNARGEQFVFPLETRDAVSSAILRECHERRAGVVTETGQHGVWLDSPMIEHIHGEGTILRTLPAMFRQYKRFGIDMRKEPILVYPTLHYQNGGVEISEDTSTCVENLFVAGETSGGVHGRNRLMGNSLLDVVVFGRRAGLAASERARGVKPGKLTLEHVRRYHKELDEAGIGRDRVSPMILPPYARHEAKPGANPAVL, encoded by the coding sequence ATGATGGAGTCCATGCGTCTCGTGGAAGCGTCGCGCGAGAAGCGGTATACTGAGAGGCACCCGCGCCTGAGCCCCGCTGAGAAGCAGGACATTCTTCGGAGGTTCCACCCGGACTTCCGGCCGGACACCATGCGCGCGGTGAAGGTGGGGCCCTCTCGCGGTTCGATGATGCCCCACGAGCTCGTCAACGTGCTCGAGGCAAGGAGCAGGCTCGATCCTGATACCTTCACCATTGACCGGATCGACTACGATGTGGATGTGCTGGTGGTGGGAGGGGGAGGGGCGGGCTCCTCTGCGTCTTTGATGGCGCACTCTGCGGGCGCGAACGTCCTTCAAGTCACCAAGCTCAGACTGGGTGACGCCAACACAATGATGGCACAAGGCGGCATCCAGGCAGCCGACAAGCCCAACGACTCTCCGATGATCCACTATCTCGACGTCATCGGCGGCGGCGGCTTCGTGAACAAACCCAACCTCGTGAGGGCGCTCGTTGAAGACGCGCCGCTCGTGATAAAGTGGCTGGAGGATCTTGGGTGCATGTTCGACAAGGAGCAAGACGGAACCATGATCACCCAGCACGGTGGAGGCACGTCGCGCAAACGCATGCACGCCGCGCGCGACTACACCGGGGCGGAGATCATGAGGACTCTAAGAGACGAGGTGCGGAACAAGCCGATCCCCGTCATCGAGTTTTCGCCCGCGATCGAGCTTCTGTCAGACGGCGAGGGGAGGTGCACGGGGGCCGTTCTCATGAACCTCGAGACGAGGGAGTTCTTCATCGTGCGCGCCAAGACGGTCGTCTTAGCGACGGGCGGGTTCGGAAGGCTTCACGTGGCGGGGTTCCCTACCACGAACCACTACGGAGCTACCGCGGACGGTCTCGTCATGGCCTACCGAATTGGGGCGAACCTCATCTTCCTCGACGCGACGCAGTTTCACCCAACAGGGGCCGCGTACCCGGAGCAGATCGTCGGCCTCCTCATCACCGAGAAGGTCCGGGGCGTGGGCGCGCAGCTGGTGAACGCCCGTGGGGAGCAGTTCGTGTTCCCTCTAGAGACGAGAGACGCGGTTTCGAGCGCCATTCTCCGCGAGTGCCACGAACGGAGGGCGGGCGTGGTCACGGAGACGGGGCAGCACGGAGTGTGGCTGGACTCGCCCATGATAGAGCACATCCATGGAGAGGGCACGATACTCAGGACCCTTCCGGCCATGTTCCGCCAGTACAAACGTTTCGGGATAGACATGAGGAAGGAGCCCATTCTCGTGTACCCGACTCTTCACTATCAGAACGGCGGAGTTGAGATATCGGAGGATACGAGCACATGTGTGGAGAACTTGTTTGTGGCGGGTGAGACCTCGGGAGGCGTCCATGGACGAAATCGCCTCATGGGGAATTCCCTGCTCGATGTGGTGGTTTTCGGGAGACGGGCCGGTCTTGCCGCATCAGAGCGGGCACGAGGCGTCAAGCCTGGAAAGCTCACTCTCGAGCACGTGAGGCGCTATCACAAAGAGCTCGATGAGGCGGGCATCGGAAGAGACAGGGTGTCGCCCATGATCCTTCCGCCCTATGCCCGTCACGAAGCCAAGCCGGGTGCCAACCCCGCGGTGCTGTAG
- a CDS encoding 4Fe-4S binding protein, with product MPGSNGAGPALDERRSEVPVEINSKWCKGCDICVAFCPKEVLTRPEGGKAQVAHPEKCTRCGLCEIMCPDLAIVVIPAPRKGASIRGQGGDADA from the coding sequence ATGCCTGGAAGCAATGGGGCGGGGCCGGCCCTAGATGAACGGCGGTCCGAGGTGCCGGTGGAGATCAACTCAAAGTGGTGTAAGGGGTGCGACATCTGCGTGGCCTTCTGTCCCAAGGAGGTACTGACTAGACCTGAAGGGGGAAAGGCGCAGGTTGCGCACCCCGAAAAGTGTACACGTTGCGGGCTGTGCGAGATCATGTGCCCTGACCTAGCGATCGTCGTGATCCCGGCGCCCCGCAAAGGGGCGTCGATACGCGGGCAGGGAGGTGACGCTGATGCTTAG
- a CDS encoding 2-oxoacid:acceptor oxidoreductase subunit alpha, with amino-acid sequence MLSSAGARLMQGNEACAEGAIAAGLRFFAGYPITPSTEIAEELALLLPKVGGKFIQMEDEIASISAIIGASLAGAKSMTATSGPGFSLKQEGIGFASYTEVPCVIVNVQRVGPSTGVPTAPAQGDVMQARWGTHGDHPIVVLCPSSVAETFSLIIEAFNISERWRIPVVFLMDEVIAHMREKVVVPEASAIRIVERPRPQVAPDEYLPYAAGEDLVPAIADFGSGYRYHVTGLTHDETGFPTTKASEVDALARRLDAKMRRAAPHVTFVDEFLVNDAEVAVFAYGVTARAAAKAVRDARAQGLKAGLVKARTLWPFPEEHVRKVAERVRAIVVPEMNMGQLVLEVERSSAGRAEVVGLSRVDAEPITPDEILAKLREV; translated from the coding sequence ATGCTTAGCAGTGCCGGCGCGCGTTTGATGCAGGGTAACGAGGCCTGCGCGGAAGGAGCCATCGCCGCGGGTCTACGGTTCTTCGCGGGCTACCCCATAACGCCGTCCACTGAGATCGCTGAGGAGCTCGCGCTGCTCCTTCCGAAAGTGGGCGGGAAGTTCATTCAGATGGAGGATGAGATCGCGAGCATATCAGCGATCATAGGAGCGTCGCTCGCGGGGGCGAAGTCCATGACCGCGACGAGCGGACCGGGGTTCTCCCTGAAGCAAGAGGGGATAGGATTCGCATCGTATACCGAGGTGCCGTGCGTCATAGTGAACGTCCAAAGAGTGGGACCGAGCACGGGGGTGCCCACAGCGCCGGCGCAGGGCGACGTGATGCAGGCGCGCTGGGGGACCCACGGGGATCATCCGATAGTGGTGTTGTGTCCGTCTTCCGTCGCGGAGACTTTCTCGTTGATAATCGAGGCGTTCAACATATCGGAGCGCTGGCGGATACCTGTGGTCTTCCTGATGGACGAGGTTATCGCTCACATGCGTGAGAAGGTCGTGGTCCCCGAAGCAAGCGCGATCAGGATCGTGGAACGGCCCAGGCCTCAGGTCGCCCCGGACGAGTACCTCCCTTACGCGGCGGGCGAAGACCTGGTTCCCGCCATCGCGGATTTCGGCTCGGGATACAGATACCACGTCACTGGCCTGACTCACGACGAGACGGGCTTCCCTACCACCAAGGCTTCCGAGGTGGACGCCCTTGCGCGCCGCCTGGACGCGAAGATGAGGAGGGCGGCCCCCCACGTCACGTTCGTGGACGAGTTCCTCGTGAACGACGCCGAGGTAGCGGTGTTTGCGTACGGTGTGACCGCTAGAGCCGCAGCCAAGGCTGTCCGCGACGCGCGAGCCCAAGGTCTGAAGGCGGGACTCGTCAAGGCGAGAACGCTCTGGCCGTTCCCCGAGGAACACGTGCGTAAGGTGGCTGAGCGGGTGCGAGCAATAGTCGTCCCCGAGATGAACATGGGCCAGCTGGTGCTGGAGGTCGAAAGGTCATCGGCGGGCCGTGCCGAAGTCGTGGGCCTTTCCCGCGTGGACGCTGAACCCATCACGCCCGACGAGATCCTGGCGAAACTGCGGGAGGTGTGA
- a CDS encoding 2-oxoacid:ferredoxin oxidoreductase subunit beta yields the protein MATPVTHYLRTSKMPHIWCPGCGHGIVLGAVLRAIDSNGLDKDKVCVVSGIGCASRAPGYLDFNTLHTTHGRAIAFATGIKMAKPELKVIVLTGDGDAAAIGGNHLIHAARRNIGITTVCFNNSIYGMTSGQYSPMTPTGSLASTAPYGNIEEPFDLCDLVYAAGASYVARGTAYHALLLSKLIARAIATEGFSFVEAITQCPTYYGRRNKLRSAVDMLKWQKEHAVSVAAASKMSAEELAGKFRIGELGVRTRQEYCRRYAGLMETAQKEEAERDA from the coding sequence ATGGCTACGCCTGTGACTCACTACCTGAGGACGAGCAAGATGCCGCACATATGGTGTCCGGGGTGCGGGCACGGGATAGTGCTTGGCGCCGTGTTGAGGGCGATAGATTCGAACGGCCTCGACAAGGACAAGGTATGTGTGGTTTCCGGGATAGGGTGTGCCTCACGTGCACCGGGATATCTGGATTTCAACACGCTTCACACGACGCACGGAAGGGCCATCGCTTTCGCAACCGGGATCAAAATGGCCAAGCCAGAGCTGAAGGTGATCGTGCTCACAGGTGATGGTGACGCCGCCGCCATAGGCGGGAACCACCTCATACACGCGGCGCGACGCAACATCGGCATAACTACGGTGTGCTTCAACAACAGCATTTACGGGATGACTAGCGGACAATACTCGCCCATGACTCCAACTGGGAGTCTTGCTAGCACGGCGCCATACGGCAACATAGAGGAGCCCTTCGACCTGTGCGACCTCGTGTACGCGGCGGGCGCGAGCTACGTCGCCCGAGGCACCGCTTACCATGCCCTCCTTCTGTCGAAGCTGATTGCGAGGGCCATAGCGACCGAGGGGTTCTCGTTCGTGGAGGCCATCACGCAGTGCCCAACGTACTATGGACGGCGCAACAAGTTGAGGTCGGCGGTAGACATGCTGAAATGGCAAAAGGAGCACGCCGTGTCCGTGGCCGCTGCATCCAAGATGTCCGCGGAGGAACTTGCAGGCAAGTTCAGGATAGGTGAGCTTGGCGTGAGGACCAGGCAGGAGTACTGCCGGAGGTACGCTGGTCTCATGGAGACGGCGCAGAAGGAGGAGGCTGAGCGGGATGCGTAA
- a CDS encoding 2-oxoacid:acceptor oxidoreductase family protein, with the protein MRKEVRLSGSGGQGLILAGIILAEAAIRDGHEVVQTQSYGPEARGGASRAEVIISDEAIDYPKVVAPDVVLVMSQEACNKYARHVKAGGMLVVDGTNVRTVPDLEAANVVRLPITEIARRDAGRQVTANMVALGALVGLADLVTPEAAEHAVRERVPKGTEDLNLKAFRLGMKWAREASGST; encoded by the coding sequence ATGCGTAAGGAGGTCAGGCTCTCGGGAAGTGGTGGGCAGGGGCTGATCCTCGCGGGCATAATCCTTGCGGAAGCCGCTATTCGCGACGGTCACGAGGTGGTTCAGACGCAGTCGTACGGACCGGAGGCTCGTGGCGGGGCGAGTCGCGCTGAGGTCATCATCTCCGATGAGGCCATCGACTACCCCAAAGTGGTGGCTCCAGACGTCGTCCTCGTGATGTCTCAGGAAGCGTGCAACAAGTACGCGCGTCATGTGAAGGCCGGCGGGATGCTCGTGGTGGACGGGACCAACGTGAGGACCGTGCCGGATCTCGAGGCGGCGAACGTCGTGCGCCTACCTATCACGGAAATCGCGAGGCGTGACGCGGGTCGTCAGGTGACCGCGAACATGGTGGCTCTCGGCGCGCTCGTGGGACTAGCGGATCTTGTGACGCCAGAGGCGGCAGAGCACGCCGTGAGAGAGCGGGTTCCCAAGGGGACGGAGGACCTGAACCTGAAGGCGTTCAGACTCGGGATGAAGTGGGCGAGGGAGGCTTCGGGTTCGACATGA
- the sucC gene encoding ADP-forming succinate--CoA ligase subunit beta → MKLHEFQAKDMMRRYGIRTPRGEVASTPDEAGEIAARLGCAVAVKAQVHVGGRGKAGGIAVAATPDETRRQASRILGMSIKGLTVTRVLVEEAVNATREYYAGMTVDRARRSIVVMASSEGGVDIEDVAARTPERIAKVWVSPRDGFEPWQARSLALSAGFERKALGQAGAMIANLFRLFIREDASLAEINPLMLADDGRVIAADAKITVDDNSLSRHPEYQALTGGDSDDPLEQEAYRRGLTYVKLDGNIGVIGNGAGLVMATLDAINAEGGRAADFLDIGGGARADVVKNALELILMDGRVRAILINVFGGITRCDEVASGLLAAAESVGVRVPIVVRLAGTRAEEGRELLRGTSVVAAEGMADAARHVVALAARGVS, encoded by the coding sequence ATGAAACTCCATGAATTCCAGGCAAAGGACATGATGAGGCGCTACGGGATACGGACGCCCCGCGGCGAGGTTGCCAGCACGCCGGACGAGGCGGGCGAGATCGCCGCGAGGCTGGGGTGCGCGGTGGCCGTCAAAGCCCAGGTCCATGTGGGGGGTAGGGGCAAGGCAGGTGGCATCGCGGTCGCCGCCACACCGGACGAGACCAGACGCCAAGCGTCGAGGATTCTCGGAATGAGCATCAAGGGTCTTACGGTCACGAGAGTGCTCGTGGAAGAAGCTGTTAACGCTACCCGCGAATACTACGCGGGAATGACCGTGGATCGTGCGCGGCGTTCTATCGTGGTCATGGCGAGCAGCGAGGGCGGGGTGGATATAGAGGACGTCGCCGCGCGAACGCCCGAAAGGATCGCCAAGGTCTGGGTCAGCCCACGGGACGGATTCGAACCGTGGCAAGCGAGGTCGCTCGCGCTCTCGGCGGGGTTCGAGAGAAAGGCGTTGGGCCAGGCGGGGGCGATGATAGCCAATCTCTTTCGGCTCTTCATAAGGGAGGATGCTTCGCTTGCGGAGATCAACCCGCTCATGCTGGCTGATGACGGGCGGGTGATTGCCGCGGACGCCAAGATCACCGTCGACGACAACTCCCTTTCACGTCACCCCGAGTACCAAGCGCTGACTGGGGGAGACAGCGACGACCCGCTGGAGCAAGAGGCGTACAGGCGCGGCCTGACCTATGTCAAGCTGGACGGAAACATCGGCGTCATAGGAAACGGAGCCGGGCTCGTCATGGCGACGCTTGACGCCATCAATGCGGAAGGAGGCCGCGCTGCGGACTTCCTCGACATAGGCGGTGGCGCGAGAGCCGACGTGGTGAAGAACGCACTCGAACTCATCCTGATGGATGGCCGAGTGAGGGCCATTCTGATCAACGTGTTCGGAGGCATCACGCGGTGCGATGAGGTAGCTTCCGGTCTCCTTGCGGCGGCGGAGTCCGTGGGCGTGCGCGTGCCGATCGTCGTGCGGCTCGCCGGCACTAGGGCAGAAGAAGGAAGAGAGCTCTTGCGC